The Dethiosulfovibrio peptidovorans DSM 11002 nucleotide sequence CAACTGAGCTATCTCGCCACTAAAATGGCGGGGCCGACGAGACTTGAACTCGCGACCTCCGGCGTGACAGGCCGGCACTCTAACCAACTGAGCTACGACCCCGCATGGTCGTGAAAAAATGGTGGGCGGTACAGGGTTCGAACCTGTGACCCTCTGCGTGTAAGGCAGATGCTCTTCCGCTGAGCTAACCGCCCAACGGCCTCAGCGAACCAACGCAAGAGGTAGTATATATTGGGAAGCCGATATTGTCAACAGACTCTATCCAAAAAGGACAGCGCGTTTTCCGACCGCACCATCTTTAGCCTTTCCTCGGATAATCCGGTCTTTGAGAGCAGTGCATCGTATCTGCGATAGGATAATATGGGCCAATCGGAACCATAGAGTATTTTATGTCCCACCCCGGCAGCGAAAGCAGCGGAAAGCACTTTTTCATCGTAGAGCCAAGGCCAGGCGGCGGTGTCGTATCTGGCGTTTTTCAACGCCTCCTTCATCTCCGGCATGGACTCGTAGAGCCACACCCCCCCGCCCCAATGGGCAAATATGACCTTGGCCTCCGGATGATTGATGCAAAACTGGGCGGCCTCTTTGGGCCCGACGTTTCCCTTACCGTCGTAGTCGTGACCGACGGGCTCGGCGGTATGTATCGATATAACCATATTTCTCTCGTGGCAGGCTCCTACGAGTCTCCATGTCTGTCTGATATCGTCCAGATCCAGCATCTGTCCCTGGGGGAAAAGCTCACCGACTCCGACCAATCCGGCATCGTGACATCTCTCTATCTCGACCTCCGCCTCGGAATCCAGGGGAGGGATCACCGCAAATCCCTTCAGGCGATCAGGCCATCTTTTGACAGCTTCGACGATGTAATCGTTGCACAACCGGCATAAACCCATATCCCTGAAGGCAAATCCGAATATCCAGCTCTGGTCCACTCCGGTCTCGTCCATACTGACGATTAGATCGTCCACGGTTCCCCACTTATGCACTTTATTATGGGTCAGAAGATCAAAGTGAGGTTCCTTCTCGGAAATCCTTTCCTGATCCTTTAAAAGGACTTCGGGGTAAACGTGAACGTGAGCATCCACTACCATCGGCTCATCTCCTCTCTTAAAAAAACGATACCATTATAATCTCACTCCTCGAAGGAGAACATAAAAAAAGCCCCGGGAAAGACACCGGGACTTTTCGACAAACCCATCTACCAGAGGGTTTAGAAAACTATATTCAGGAGGAACAGGAAGCGGCAAGAGGCAGATGAGCCTTATCGCAACTCATACCGCCCTTGAGAGAACAACAGTCGAAGCCAAGGAGCTTCAAAAGAGCGACCGTCTGACCGGCAGTCTGACCGGTGTAACATACCACGATTATCTTCTCGTCCTTAGGCAGATCGTCCAGATAGTCTCCGACCTCGACCCAGGGAATGTTTATCGCTCCGTCTATATGATCCTCAGCGTAATCCTCGGGCTTTCTAATGTCCAATATATAGAGAGGACATTTCTTCTCGATCTGCTCCTGAAGCTGATCGCAACTGATGATATTGTTACATCCCTTCTTAAGATCGGCCCAGAAAGCGTCAACCGCTGCTCTTATTTCCTGCATAAAAAAGCCTCCTTCGACTTCGTTCAAAAGATAACGAATCTCTCTATCAAGAGGTATATCATGAAAACAAAGTGCGGTCAATCACTAGAAATGAGATAGTGACTATAAAAAAAAGGACATCGTCAAAAGACGACATCCTTTTAAGTTATAGAGATGGTCCTGTTTAGGCCAGCTCGACAGTAGCTCCGACTTCCTCAAGCTGCTTCTTGACGGTCTCGGCCTCGTCCTTGGCAACGCCCTCTTTGATGGCTTTTCCAGGGTTGTCGACGAGCTCCTTGGCCTCTTTAAGTCCAAGACCGGTGATCTCACGAACGACCTTGATGACCTTGATCTTCTGGGAACCGGCCTCTTTAAGGACGACGTTGAACTCGGTCTTCTCCTCCTCGGCAGCCACGGCGGCACCGGCGGCGGGAGCAGCCATCATCATGGCAGGAGCAGCAGCTGATACGCCGAACTTATCCTCAAGTTCCTTTACGAGCTCGGAGAGCTCAAGAACGGACATTTCCTCAATAGCCTTTATGATATCCTCACGGGTCATTTGTTTTTCCTCCTCAGAATTCTAACGGGGAAGCTTCCCCTTATTTTAATTAAGCCGCTAGGCGACTGAATTTAAGCTGCGTCGGATCCTTTCTTCTCCGCAAGCTGGGAGAGACAGGTAACCAATCCACGAGACGGGCCGGAAAGCACTGTGACCAGTCCTCTGATAGGACCTGCCAGAGTACCGACAAGCTGGGCGAGCATCTGATCCCTGGAAGGAAGATCGGCCAGAGCCATGACCTGATCCAGACTCAGAACGTCGCTTCCCATAAGACCTCCCTTGATGACCATAGCCTTGTTTTCCTTCTTGGAGGCAAACTCCTTCATGGCCTTGGCAACTGCCGGGCTGTTTTCATGGGCGATTACATAAGCGTTGGGGCCGACTGTGATATCCTCCGGAACAGCCATACCGACCTCTCCGAGAGCGAGTCTGACCAAGGTATTCTTGGCGACCTTCACCTCTCCGCTGGCTTCCCTGACGAGACGTCTGAACTCCGTCGCCTGAGCGACGGTAAGACCACGATACTCGCAGACAAACACGGCTTCGGCACCTTCGAGCTTCTTCTTGAGCTCCGATACCATTTCAAACTTTATAGATGCGGGCATATTTTCACCTCCTCAAAAAAAGATAGGCTTCCGATCCACCGAGGACCGGAAGCCTAGATTCCATGATCTAAGAGACATGAAAAACGCTCCGAACCTCGGTGGGTGGTACACGACCATTATCCTCTGACGAGGACCCACTGTCTTAAGTT carries:
- the rplL gene encoding 50S ribosomal protein L7/L12: MTREDIIKAIEEMSVLELSELVKELEDKFGVSAAAPAMMMAAPAAGAAVAAEEEKTEFNVVLKEAGSQKIKVIKVVREITGLGLKEAKELVDNPGKAIKEGVAKDEAETVKKQLEEVGATVELA
- the rplJ gene encoding 50S ribosomal protein L10; its protein translation is MPASIKFEMVSELKKKLEGAEAVFVCEYRGLTVAQATEFRRLVREASGEVKVAKNTLVRLALGEVGMAVPEDITVGPNAYVIAHENSPAVAKAMKEFASKKENKAMVIKGGLMGSDVLSLDQVMALADLPSRDQMLAQLVGTLAGPIRGLVTVLSGPSRGLVTCLSQLAEKKGSDAA
- a CDS encoding amidohydrolase family protein, which encodes MVVDAHVHVYPEVLLKDQERISEKEPHFDLLTHNKVHKWGTVDDLIVSMDETGVDQSWIFGFAFRDMGLCRLCNDYIVEAVKRWPDRLKGFAVIPPLDSEAEVEIERCHDAGLVGVGELFPQGQMLDLDDIRQTWRLVGACHERNMVISIHTAEPVGHDYDGKGNVGPKEAAQFCINHPEAKVIFAHWGGGVWLYESMPEMKEALKNARYDTAAWPWLYDEKVLSAAFAAGVGHKILYGSDWPILSYRRYDALLSKTGLSEERLKMVRSENALSFLDRVC
- a CDS encoding rhodanese-like domain-containing protein, which codes for MQEIRAAVDAFWADLKKGCNNIISCDQLQEQIEKKCPLYILDIRKPEDYAEDHIDGAINIPWVEVGDYLDDLPKDEKIIVVCYTGQTAGQTVALLKLLGFDCCSLKGGMSCDKAHLPLAASCSS